GGGTCCACCACTGGGCTTCGTACACCACGCCTTGATAAACAACGCGGTTGCCTTGGGTGTAAACACCGCTGGCGCTCCAAGCCGGATATTGGCCAGCCGGGGTCGGCGTGGCAGTAGCAGGCGTCGGGGTTGCGGGCTTCGGTGTCGGGGTGGCGACGACCGGGGTGGGGGTAGCCGAAACCGGTGTCGGGGTGGCAGCAACCGGCGTCGGGGTCGGGTTGGTCGAAGTGCCAACTTCCTTCCACAGCGTCGGGGTGGCGGCCGGATTCCAGTTCGCGCCTACATAAGCGGTGTGCGTGACCTGAGCCTGGTAGTCCTTGCCGTTGTAGCTCACGAAGGTACCGGCGGCATAGGTATTGCCTTCCTGCCATACCGGGTACGCTGCGAAAGCATGAGCTGCGATCAGCGCAGCCGGGAGTGCAGCAATTGCGAAGCGATTGATTTGCGACATCTAAGGGTCTCCATCCTCTTTTATTTGGCGTTATTCACGCGCATCCACTGGTCTTTACCCTAACGCAGATACGTCAGCATATAGAAAGGCTCAACTGTCATCTGGGCGGGTACCGAACTGGCTGGGCGGCCACTCGGCGTCGACACGCTTGCATTACCGCCCATGCCCCAACTGGTGTCAACCCTGACGCCGCCCATCGCAACAGGCGGCCTTTTATCCTTTTTGCTTACAAGAAAGAAAGACTACGCACTGCACCGACAACATGCATGCCGCACCGCAATATGCCCAGCCCAGCACCGGCAAGAACCTAGGAAAATTGCGAAAAACGCACCATTTTGCACCGCAACATTATCAACGTCTGATGTAGAAAATCAGCGCCGAAATATGTAGTTTCTTCGTAGTGCACTACGTGAATTTTCCGCCTGTCGCCGACGAACTGCAGTGTAAGTGGTATGTCCGCAAATTGGTCTTAGCCAAATTTACTTACACAAACCCAACGCAGCAAAACTGCATTAGAAATCAGTAATTCTTGGAGCGGTGGAGAATATGCAGCGAGCGTTCAGCTCTGAGCTGACAAAAAAGCAGTGCTCACTGGTATTAGCGGGCACACAACAGCAGCACCCATGCACGGCAACAAGGTAGGCAACGGGTACTGACGGGCAGTTCAGGGGCGATTGCCCAGATGCCAACGGGCGCAATACCACTTGGTGTGGTCATTGGAGAGGCCGACGAGGACACTGCCGAACCGGGTGAGGTAGCGCGGATAGGGGCCGGGCACCGGCTCGAACGTGATGGAAAGCCGCTGCTCGATATTGCGCTTCACCACGTCGACCTTGCTGGTGAACAGGGCGCCCACCATCAGCGCACCGCTACTGGCCACGTTGACGAACACTTCCTTGCTGCTGTTGCCCCCGAGCTGCGCCCCTTGCGAGTCGAACCATTCAGCCTCGCCCCAGGTTCGCAGCGGCGTGCCGAGGTGTTGCTTGAAGTAATCCTGCCAGTAGAGCGGCGAGAACTCCGAGCGGCAGGTGAGCGCTGCCTCCATCTGGTCGCCAAAATGCGCGGGCACGCCCTTGGCGGGCACGGCAAGCGGCAGCGCGAGCAGGCTGATGAAGGCAATCAGACGAGGCATCCGCCGATGATACGTTGCAGCTGCGCCCGCGCCTACGGCCCAAAGCAAAAGGCCCACCATGCAGGCGGGCCTTTTGCGAACCACGGAAACCGGCAGCTCAACCGCTGTTGCGCAAGCCAGCGGCAATGCCGTTGATGGTGAGGTGCACTGCGTGGCGCAGTTCTTCGCTTTCGTCACCACCGCGCAGGCGTTTGAGCAGCTCCACCTGCAGATGGTTGAGCGGATCAAGATACGGCAGGCGGTTGTCCAGGCTGCGCGCCAGCATCGGGTTGTCACCCAGCAGTTCGTCGTGGCCGGTGATTGCGCGTACCGCGTCGACCGAACGCTGCCATTCGTCCTTGATTCGGCCAAAGATGCGCCGTGCGATGTCCTGGTCGTTCACCAGCTCGGCGTAGCGGGCGGCGATGTTGATGTCCGATTTGGCCAGCACCATTTCCATATTGGAGATGGTGACCTGGAAGAATGGCCAGCTCTGATAGAGCTCGCGCAGCACTTCCACGCCCTCTTCGCCCTTGTCCTTCAGATATTCGGCGATGGCGGTGCCGAAACCGTACCAGCCCGGCAGCATCAGGCGGCACTGGCTCCACGAGAACACCCACGGGATCGCACGCAGATCGGCGATCGAATTGGTGTTGCGGCGGGCGGCGGGGCGCGAACCGATGTTGAGATTGGGGATCTCGTTGATCAGCGTTGCTTCGCGGAAATAAGTGATGAAATCCGGCGTGGCAAATACGAGGTCGCGATAGGCCTGGTAGGCGCGCAGGCTCAGCCCTTCCATCAGGCGGCGACGCTCCTCCGGATCGAAGTTCTCCGGCCAGGTGTCGTAGCTCGCTTCCAGCGTAGCGGCAATCAGGATTTCCAGGTTGCGGCGACCGACTTCGCGGTCGGCATACTTGGCGGCGATCACCTCACCCTGCTCGGTGATGCGGATCTGGCCATTGACCGAACCCGGCGGCTGGGCGCGTACCGCGTCGTAGGCCGGACCACCACCGCGGCCGACGGTGCCGCCGCGGCCATGGAACAGCCGCATCTTGAAGCCGGCATCCTCGAACACCTTCACCAGGTTCAGCTCAGCCTTGTACAGCTCCCAGTTGGACGTGAGATAGCCGCCGTCCTTGTTGGAATCCGAGTAGCCCAGCATCACTTCCTGCACCAGGTCACGGGCACCGAGCAGCTGGCGCCACTGCGGAATGGCGAACAGCTCGGCCATGATCTGGTTGCAGCCGCGCAGGTCGCCGATCATCTCGAACAGCGGGATGATATTGATCTTGCAACGGACGGTCGGCGCCAGCTGGACGATGCCAACCTCGTTCATCAGTACCGCGACTTCCAGGATGTCGGACACCGATTCGCAGTTGGAGATGATGTAGTTCGGCAGCACAGCCTCGCCGTACTTGGACTGCATCGCTTCGGCGGCATGCAGGATGTCGATTTCCTTCTGCGTTTCCGCGGTGTAGTCGACATACGGGCAGATCAGCGGGCGCGGGCTGGCCAGCTCGCGCAGCAGCACCTTGCGGCGGCTGTGCTCATCGAGCGCCAGGTAATCCTCGAGGCCAGCCTTGTCGAACAGCTCGGCCATCACCCGGTCGTGGATGCCCGAGTTCTGGCGCATGTCGATCGGCGCCAGATGGAAGCCGAACACCGACACGCAACGCAGCAGGCGGCGCAGGCGGCCGCCGGCCAGCTTGGTGGCACCGTGCGAGCGCAACGAGTTGTATACGGTATCGAGATCGGTCTCGAGATCACTGGCGTTCTGGTACACCGGCGCGCGTGCCACGTCGTGCAGCGCATGGTGGAAGGTGCCGATCTGGGTAGCGGTAGCAAACACGCGGGCGCGGATGTAGGACACGGCCAGGCGGTACGGCTCTTCGCCCTTGCGGTTGCCCTCATGATCGGCCTGGGCGGCCAGATCCTGCAGCTTCTGATCGACCTGCACCAGGCGCACCGACATCGACAGCTCGTTTTCGAGCTTGGTCAGCTGCTGGTAGTAATGATCGAGCGCGATGCCCGACTGGCGCGATACCGCGTAGCGCAGCACCTCGCCGGTAACAAACGGATTGCCGTCGCGGTCACCGCCGATCCAGCTGCCGATATGGATGAAGTTGGGCAGCGTCACCGCTTCGCCAGTCAGCTCGGCCAGCCGGTCTTCCAGATCCAGATAGAGCCGCGGCACTTCATGCAGGAAGGTATTGCGGAAATAAGTCGAGCCGTTCTCGATCTCGTCCTGCACCGTCAGCTTGAAGGTGCGGATCTCGCGGGTCTGCCACAGCGTCAGCAGCACGCGCTCCAGCGCGGCCTGGTTGCGCTCTTCCTCTTCTGGCGTCATCGCATAGCGATCACGCTCGGACAACAGCTCGGCCACCGCGCGGTGGCAGTCGAGAATGGTCTTGCGCTTGACCTCGGTCGGATGCGCGGTCAGCACCGGCGCGATCAGGGTTTCACCCAGTAGCCCGAGGATGTCCTGCGGCTTCACATTACGCTCCACCAGCGCCTCGATGGCGGCGGAGATGCTGCCGCGCTGCGGTGCCGAGCCCTGCATGCGGTGGGCACGGCGGCGGCGGTTGTGGTGCAGGTCTTCCGCTATATTCGACAGATGCGAGAAGTAGCTGAAGGCGCGGACCAGGGCCACGGTGCTGTCCAGATCCAGCGACGACAGCGAGCGTGCCAGCGCACGGCCGGCCTCCGGATCGTCGCCCTGCACGTAGCGGAATGCCAGTTCGCGGATCGCGTCGATACGCTCTGCGGTCGCCGCACCAGTCTGTTCACGGATGGTGTCGGCCAGTACCTTGGCCAACAGATCGAGGTCGCGCGTGAGCGGCAGGTCTTTCTCAGCAATCGGTTCTAGTACGGGCATGGCGATGACGAATCTGCGGGAAATTTTTAGAAAAATGCCCGGCATTGTAGCAACAAAGCCGCCGCTCGGTCGCATCGATTGCACCTCGGGGCGACCATCGTGACCCGCTACCGCTTCCATCA
This region of Chitinolyticbacter meiyuanensis genomic DNA includes:
- the ppc gene encoding phosphoenolpyruvate carboxylase, whose translation is MPVLEPIAEKDLPLTRDLDLLAKVLADTIREQTGAATAERIDAIRELAFRYVQGDDPEAGRALARSLSSLDLDSTVALVRAFSYFSHLSNIAEDLHHNRRRRAHRMQGSAPQRGSISAAIEALVERNVKPQDILGLLGETLIAPVLTAHPTEVKRKTILDCHRAVAELLSERDRYAMTPEEEERNQAALERVLLTLWQTREIRTFKLTVQDEIENGSTYFRNTFLHEVPRLYLDLEDRLAELTGEAVTLPNFIHIGSWIGGDRDGNPFVTGEVLRYAVSRQSGIALDHYYQQLTKLENELSMSVRLVQVDQKLQDLAAQADHEGNRKGEEPYRLAVSYIRARVFATATQIGTFHHALHDVARAPVYQNASDLETDLDTVYNSLRSHGATKLAGGRLRRLLRCVSVFGFHLAPIDMRQNSGIHDRVMAELFDKAGLEDYLALDEHSRRKVLLRELASPRPLICPYVDYTAETQKEIDILHAAEAMQSKYGEAVLPNYIISNCESVSDILEVAVLMNEVGIVQLAPTVRCKINIIPLFEMIGDLRGCNQIMAELFAIPQWRQLLGARDLVQEVMLGYSDSNKDGGYLTSNWELYKAELNLVKVFEDAGFKMRLFHGRGGTVGRGGGPAYDAVRAQPPGSVNGQIRITEQGEVIAAKYADREVGRRNLEILIAATLEASYDTWPENFDPEERRRLMEGLSLRAYQAYRDLVFATPDFITYFREATLINEIPNLNIGSRPAARRNTNSIADLRAIPWVFSWSQCRLMLPGWYGFGTAIAEYLKDKGEEGVEVLRELYQSWPFFQVTISNMEMVLAKSDINIAARYAELVNDQDIARRIFGRIKDEWQRSVDAVRAITGHDELLGDNPMLARSLDNRLPYLDPLNHLQVELLKRLRGGDESEELRHAVHLTINGIAAGLRNSG